Within the Naumovozyma castellii chromosome 1, complete genome genome, the region GggtagaaatattttcttcacaTAGAAACCAGAGATATTCAGACGTCGTCGGATAAGCCTATTTTGATCATAGAATTTTCTAGAATGTTCTACAACTTTTTTGTCGAACTCTAAAATTACTCTTTCATTTTCGATCATTTTCtatattgttctttttcattctttgtgGAACAACTTGCTCTTTGATAGACGTATCCTATCCATCTTGTAGAATATTCGGTTCCAGcatatttatcattttcaacaGATTAGTTTCAATAACACACTCTCTGACACAATATTCTCTTTGAGTTCAGCTAGAGCTTGGCCTTTACCATGTTTTGAAAATCTCCTCTAATTTACTTTTTTACaacaaaaaaaagaatgaaatgttgaaaattttgtaGTGTGGtaaaaaacaacaataacacTTGCTAGAATAGTTACAATAAACTCCATATTCTACCGACATCAGAGCCCAGAATGAAGGGTATACGCATATTGTGACGTTGTTTATTTGCTCCTTTTGGCGCGATTTCCGCCACTCCGTAAAATGCGCTCTGCACATCAAAGGAGTgttaaattatatataatgaCTAAGTTGAAGATCTGGTTGGGCACGACTTACCACTGCTattccaataataacaaGAACATATAACAAATATCATGTCAGAACTACATACCAATACAACTCCATCGTGTCACGACgaaacaaagaaacaagagCAAGCTCAAGAGGACAAACCAAAACCATGCTGCGTGTGTAAACCAGAAAAGGAGGAAAGAGATAAGTGTTTACTGTTTAATACCGAGGCTGATGAAACTCCTGCTAGCTGTCAAGAGTTTATAGATAAGTACAAGGCTTGTATGAGAGGATATGGTTTCGAGGTATAAATATGATGTCCCCCACTAAAATTCCAGATTTTAGCGTCTGtcaatatttccatttaAATGTTTCCTGTATGTAGAAAAAAGAACACTATTCATTTATCTATTCATTCGTTCATATAGTCGTATGTAATGTACTAATTTAAAACATATATTCAATCACCCATCTTATGTGTGTCACATTAATGAATCTGCTTCACCCCTTAGAGACAGTAGATCATTCTCCAATTCCCCTTTCTCGACACTTCGTTCGAGTAAAATAAGgtaaaatttttcaattgcaAGGTTTAActcatcaatttctttctgCATGGATTCCATTTGTATACTGGCAGATGCTAGACACTTGTCCtgtattgaaattaaactTGATTGATCACGATATagttttttcaattcatcgacttctttctctttatCCAAAAAATCCTTAGACAAAGAACCCAGTATATTATAGAAGGGGTCCTTGGTACTCTTAGCAAGCTTTTGGAAATCCAAAAGCATTGCCATTTCTTCCtcattatatttaaatttattctcAGGCTTTAACTTATCTTCTTGTTCAGTTTCAATAGCCACCCTTGTCCCATAATCCTCTCTGGACATGTCTGCAAAATTGGTAATTAGGTTCCTCGACCTTTATACAAAGATGGAAATACATTGAGAAAGTAGAAATTTTTTGTGTTTAACTAACTATATTTTTCTAGATGAAATTATGTCATAGTATGGCGCCCTAAGAAAACTCCCTGCAAAAAAACCAAACAACAATTAGAATTGATCGGTGAAAGCCTTACCAGCCCAATTCAACAATCTATCGTACACCATGTTGTTAGCATTATGGTATTTAATAGCATGGTCTGAGTCAGGGAAAACGTGCATATCGTAGTTTTCTACATTATTCAAGTTCAAGAGatccaagaatttcaaCGTATTCTGGAAATGAACATTATCATCCCCTGTACCATGCATAACCAAAAACCTATTAACTTTACCAAATGACGTGGCGTTGTGAACACTGGATTTAACATATCCATCAATATTCTCCTGTGGGGTATGCATGTACCTTTCCGTGTAAACAGTATCATAAAGACTCCAATCTGTAACTGGTGCCACAGCCATCccatatttgaaatattctcCAGCGTCTCTTTCCAGCACCTTTAATGTTAGATAACCACCATATGACCatccaaataatgaaattttattagCATTGACGTACTTTTTCGCACTATAAAGCTTGGCTGCAGATATTTGATCAATGGCTTCGTATTCACCAAGATTATCCCTCACCAAGGAACGGAATCGTTTCCCTTTAAATCCTGTACCACGACCATCTACCACCACAACAATGGCGTTCAATTGAGATGCAACCACTTCGTTAAATCCAATGGAAAATCCTTGAAGAACTTGTTGAGAATTGGGTCCACCATAGGCATAGAAAAATACTGGATAGTAATCCTTCAATTTTGGATTGAAATCATTAGGGAGAATTTCAAAGGCATTGACTAGGATATCCTCACCATCGTCATCTTTACCTAAGttcaattctttgaattctttttttGGAACGTCATACTCCTTCAGAATTTCTCTCAATTTTTCGTTTTTTTCAAGGTAATATAAGGTCTTACCAAGAATATTACCGTCGAGTTCACCAAAATCAAGGTTTTCCTTCGATTTgaaatcaataattttttgatatGGTACCTTGGGGCCCCTGTACGATAATAGCGCAAAACGAGCACCGGCAGAGAAGGAGATTCCATAGACGCCTCTGGATAGAGTGTCTGTAACTGGGTGTATTTCTTCTGGTTTATGCAATTCCACATAGTAGACATgtctttcaattgatgaCTTCCTAGTGgcaataaaataaatacGGTTTAATTCATGGTCAAAGGCTAGAGGTCCACCTACCACTTCCCATTCACCTCTTGTTAATATAATTGGcttggaagaattaaaagaaCTGAAATAGACGAGATGATTGAATCCATCCACGGGGAAAAGATCAACGTATCCATTATGGAATCTATCTAATGTGTCATTCTTAGGGATGTATAACGTATTGTGTGTAATTTCCCACCATCCACCTTCAGATGGATTTTTTCTTACCAATTGAGATTCTTTATTCAATGTATCGACGAGAACAACTTTCAATATATCAGACGAACGATCACtaatcttcattattaagTTCTCCTCACCTACCCATACAACTTCAGTGATTAAGACAGGTGAACTCTCTCTGGAAAGATGGTTCACATTCACAGGAAATGAATCCTTCTCCTTAATGCTATAAATCCAAAGATCCACATCAGGATTAGGCGTCCCACTCTTAGGGTATTTAATTGTCTTCATTTCGGGATATAAATCGTCCTTATCTTGCACATAATATGGGATGGTGAATTCCTTTACTTGAGATTCATCAATCTTGAAAAACGCAATGTATTGACCATCGGGTGACCACCAGAGGGCACAATCACTCTCCaaaacttcttcttcgtaAACCCAATCTGGTTTCCCATTAAACACTCGAGCATCTCCATCTGATGTGATGGTTTCCACTGTGGTATGAGACTCAGTGGAGTACAAATACATATTATTACCTTGTATATAGACCATATCCACAGAATTTGGTGACCATTTAGCCAAAGCAATATCATCACCAATATGATGAAACTCTTCACTTGTCTTATTATAGACAAAATATGAACCAAAAGTGGAATGCCTCCAATTTTGCTTTGTATTAGTCCTGATTATCAACTGTGACAAATCCGGTGCAGCTGCCATGGAATCTACTTTATATTCCACTCCCTGGAAAGTGAAATTCTTACTATTCAACAAACTCTCAGAATAACCTCTATCAAATACTGATTTAATCACGTATCGATCATCAATGTTAGCCACATATAAACCTTTGTCATTTTCCTTAGCCTCGGGAGTATTCAACCATTGCAAACTCTGCATCTTGGGTTTAAACAAGTCCTTCCTTACATTCTCAAAGGAAATCTTCTGTAGTCCATTCTTAGTGGTCTTGGAATGAGCCAATTTAAATTTCCTTCCTGGTAAAGAAGGGATGACCCTAAATAAGAGTACTGTCCCCCATATCAATAGGATGGCAATAATCCCATATTTAGTCAATTTATCCTGGACGGGTTTCCTCTTATCAAAAAGAAGAGGTGTTTCCTCAGCATCTGGCGTATCAGTCCTATCCATTACCGCCTCTTTGTTCTTTTTGTTGTTCTGTTGCTCTTAATTAAAGTTgctgaaatttcatttaatttccTTGTTTCTTATCTAATGCCATATATACACACAATCTATAAATCACGGTTAAACACACAAACActtgttatatatattctggGGTGGACTTGATACTCGTCAAGATCAACTTATTCATCATCTCCTTCGAGATAGAATCCTGATTGTTCCTCTCGTTGAGAGAGTTGTCATATTGAGACGTGCTTACCGCACCCATCGTACCCGTATGCAAACCTCCTGCTCCTCCACTAGGCTGTGGTCCACCACCCATAACCATCGTGGGTGGTCCACTACTCCTACTCACATTCCCTGCCGTCGTAGTGGCTGGATTGTTACTCGTGGCATTGGACGTATTGGATGTCGTCGGCGCCATGGGAGGCTTGATGAATTGCATCCCTTGTGAAGGCTTGAATTCCGTCAACTTATATATGTCATCCAGGGTCTTCGAGAGATGTAACGTGGAAGACAGGAGTCTACTTTGTACGACTTTGAATATAGTGGGTGATTGGTACACATTGGCTCCGATAATGTAGTAATTTTGCAGAGTTTCGATCTTGTTACCAGGTTGAGAGCGGTACTGTTTTCTTATTTGCCAGAAATCTGGTTCCCTCACGTTGGAGAGGACATACTCTATCCctttcaacttcttcaactcTTGTTCCAGCACGAAATGCAACGGATATTTTCCCAGAAGATCCTTCCTTATAGGATCCTTATTCAAATACGAGAAGTCGTCTGTATTCAAGAGTGTGGAAGCAGTAGGGTTGGTACCTGTAGGGATGAACTCCTGTCCCTGTTCAGCAGCAGATTGTTGTGCCGGATCCTGAGAGAATTGTCTCTGCATCTTTATGACGTGGTTGTTGGAGGTCTTCTCAAAGAAGGGAGACTCGGAGAAGTAGTCCAGGACATTATCTGTCCTGAGACCGAATGCCTGGATCCATTCCGGAGACTTCCATTGCAGTTCATCCAGTGGTGTGTTCATTGCAGTTTGGCGTCGTCGTTTGTTCTTGTCATGGATGGATATTTTCCAGATTTATCGGAAGGGATTCTTTTATTAACCAACTACACAATCAAACATTCCAAAGACAAACAAgacaaaataataagagGAACGATGATGATCGGTCGTGCACGTCTATTTAGTACTACAACGAGGCTTCTCGCCGTAAATAAGAGAGTGGTTCCACCCACAACAGAGAAACTCCCCGACGTGAGTGCGTTTCTCACTAGGATTGGAAGAGAGTGCTCTGAGCTGACGGAGACTTATGAGAACGATTGGAACAACCTGTTTTCTTGGAATGGCAGgattttgaaagagaaggGAGTCCCTGTAGCACAGAGGAAATATGTGTTGAAACAGGTCGAGAATCTACGTCAAGGGCATGAAGAGCGTGTCAGAGAGTTGAAAAAGGGGAAGAAATCGTTCTTTGGAGGTGAAAGGAAGAGGAAAGCTAATAGAGCTAAGTGGGAAGCAGAGCAGAGGAAAGAGCTAGCTGATTCGTAATGGTAGTGTGTATTTATGATTCGATGTGTAATGAATCTGCtcttgtaaataaataattcaataataattcttacaaaaaaatttcattaaatgcAGTCAACCAGAAATGGACTAATTACTCTACCGACAGAAGATAATATCAGAGAAACGATGGGAGAGGCAATGGATACGAATGGTGATGCACCATATGTTCGATTGGTAAGTTTATTGGCGGAGTATGATAGTCTTTTGGAACAATTACAAAGCTCCATGTCCGATGGGTTCCATAATTTAAGTAGAGCCAACTATTTCAATAAGGATTCATTGCGTGGATCGTATGGGGTGGATTATTGGGACGAATCGTACATTGGAGAACTCACAGTCGAGATTACTGGAAGTACAAGACCAGAAGTTGACATTATTCGAAAGAAGCCGATATTGAAAAcggatgatgatggtgatgatggGTCTCTAGAGGAGAAACCAGATGCCACCGATTCTACCATCAAGAAGAGGAAAGGTAAGAATAAGGAAGAGAAGCAACGATCGacacagaagaagaaaaatactGTATACAGAGACCCAATCACCATGTTTGGTGGTGGGTTAATGATTCCGTCTAGTCTAAGACAATGCCAGTCCAACTTTAAAGGTTGTATTCCTCTGTTCACACAATTGATCAACTGTAAGATAAGGTTGAATGAATTGCTGgaagaaataaaagattgaaaGGTTTGGTTACGAATGTGTTttagaatatatatttttatgCGTATAAAATaaccaaagaaatatcGTCGGAGTCGTAGATAGATAATGTTTAATGCGAGATAGGTTGGAACGAATGAATGTTTATATTGTCTATAGGAATGTGAATGTAGATGGATTATTCATATCCATATAGAGGAGGTGAATTTGTGTCACTGGATCCATGATAGTATCGGAGTACATCATCCACAGATACCCTCGTCGCACCACTACTACTCCGTTTGACCATATTTTTATCGTTTAGAAAAGTAGTGTTTCCAAACATGGTTCCCTCCAAGTTCAATTGTGGCGATGATTGATGTTTATTCAATGTTGGTTTAGTACCATTAAAACTCGTTATTGGtttatcttccaataaCGTAGGAAACGAATAGTTCTTTAGAAATTCTACTGAGACATCACTTTGATCAGATTGATTTCTGTAATGGTTCATCTTCTTTGCTGACTTACAATGTAATTTATCAAACGAAGGGGTCCTTTCCAAAAAGGTCGTAGCCATAGTGGCCGAGGAGACAATTCGTCCAGTGTCCACTGTCACATTGGAATATACAGATGACTCATTAGAACGAGGTCTTGATTTTGGAACAGATAATTTGTCGCTGGTTTTCGAAGCACGTTTATTGACGTCCCAGTTGTCCTGAAAGATGGGTAATTGTAATTGCATTTGATGAGGTTGTTCCAGAATCTGTTTCTCCTCTGTTGTAAGTGGCTTGCCATCCAATTTCCCATCTGCATGAGATATATGTTGGAAATCATAGGGATTCGATATCTTCCTAGAAGATGCTGAGCCACTTCTTGACTCCTTGCTCATACTTATGTTAAAcaaatttccaaagaatttcttcttctttttgcCACTATTGTCATGGAGGGTGGCCATATTTGAGGCTCCTGTCTTCTCATTGTCCACCATGGTTCTGTACTTCGCCACgttttggaatttcttgttctctAAAAGAGGTTTGTCACTGTTGAGCACCTTGATACCCAtgtcttcatcatcgtcatctaCCCCAAGGAATTGTTGGGCCCGCACTCCACCGTACAGCTTCTCCACCTCTTGATCTTCATCAAGCCAGATGGATTTCATCTGAGGCAACACGACTTGGTTATTCATCAATCTACTTTAGTTATCTTATTGTTTCTTGTTAGCTATGGTAAACGTTCCTGGATCAATAGTCTCTACTTGAGCACCAATCCATTAATGTTAAATAAGAAGTGTCGATGACAAAGAAAACCAGcaaattttctaattttaTTTCACAAACGCGTAAACCAAAAAGGGTAACgttattgaatgatttaCGCGTCTCGTTTAGCCAACAATGAACGACGAATTTCACTATTAAAGGAGGGccattcattcattgacCAGTCTGTTCACAGCATTGCATCCTCCCAGAGCAGCAAGATGTTCTGGTTTGATTTGCTGAAATTGGTCCTTACGGCCCTCGTCATCCTGCTCCTCACGGACAGGTTCATCAATTCGTTCTTGCTGGACTTCAAGAGAGACCTGAGCAAAGTAGCTCTGAATCAGCAATCCAATATCTCCCCTGTGAGGAAGGAGAACGAAACTGCTGTTTACAGGAACTTTCTGGCACCACAGGGGTTCCCTTTGACTACCGGATTGGGCATCTCCCATGGGTATAAGATTAGAAATGGGAACTTTGCTGATGTTTGGATGGCTATTATGGAAGTATCTACTAATAAACTAGCATTgcattttggaaaagacCATTCCACCTCTTTGGAGAGCATCAATGGAATGATAAACACGATACTATCAAACgaacaatttaaagatgTTAAGGATATTGGAATTAATGTCTCTGTTGCTTCCTCTTCAGGGTTCGCTCTTATGGTTGCTGCAATGCTTCGAAGTGTCACTGGTAATGGTGGTGTCCCACATATACTTAATGCAGTTCCAAGGGAGAGAATCGAAAGCTTAGATGTTTTGGCCATTGATTCGTGGTCTAAATATGAAAGATTGGGCGAAAGTAAAGATTGGTATAAGTTGATCATTATATGCGAACCTAAAACTGGGAAAAATGGTAACCATTTAGAATATTCAAACGTTATTACTTTTGATAAACTGATCTCCGATTATAAACAAGACAAAGTTTTCAGATATTCACCACCAGATGATAATTTAGATGATAAAAAAGCACTATTAAAGATATCCTTCCAAAATATGACTACAGAATTCTCACAACTAAACCTAGTGAGTAGTTTAGCCACTTTCATTAAGGGTTTCCCCATGAATCATGAAATTACTGGGAAAGATTGTTTAACAATACTTTTGCGAGATACGTCTAAAAATTCGAACATTTCCCTACAAATGTGGACTAAACTATTATCCGTATTACTTCATGGTGGCTCTATCTCATTTATTGATCAAACGTTAACAATGCGAAACATTcctacaacaacaacattaCTATTAACCGAATTAGATTCCCTGAAGAAACTAGCAGATTCAGTCAAGAACCAAGACCCACCAATATCCATCCTACAAAGGCTAAAATTATCGTATTCGAAAACTTTGATTAGCGAGGGGATATTTACTCAGGTAGGTAAACACTCGTTACCAGaattggatcaattgaGATGTATATTCGTGGCTGATTCTCTAGAAGGTACAGAACAAATAACAACATTCAAATCATCTATACCAAAACtacaaaaggaaaaatatttcaactCTCTAGACACAAGACAATTGAATTCCTTGCGTGCCATTTTTGGTTCAAGAATCgttattgaattatattGCCCATATCTGATATTTGGCCCCATATTCCAAACCAACTTTTATGATTATAGAGTCTTCTCTGATTCAGTAAATAAAAACTTTATTTGCTTTGGTACTTTATCAACATCTTTAGAGGGTAAACTAATTGCCACTTTGAATGATTTAGATATCACAAAAAGGCAAGGGATGCTATGCGTAAGAGGATTTACCATTGGTAAGCCTCTAGAATCCAGCCGTCAAGATGCAGCAAGGAAATTAAGTGCTCAATTAGGTGGTGGGGAAGGCTGGATGCCATTAAATGGAGTATTTGGGTTATGGGGTAAAGATGGGTGCTTTTACCTATATACTGACCATCACTCCGAGAAATACAAAAAATTTATAGAAGCAAATGGTTTATGGCCATATTAGTTCTCTCATATCTCATAATATTTACATAGCAGCACATAACCTAAATCTATAAAACTTTACTCATACACTAAAACCATATCATTGCTCTTTCGCTAGCCTCTTAATTAACAAGCAACAGATTATTTCTGATTTCTGATCTACCCACAAAAAGTAACCGACTCGAAGCCTTTTCGCCCCCACTAGAATTGCCATAGTGGCAGGTATGGctattgaaagattggGTTCAAAACTAATAATGCTAAAATGAAGgcagaaaaaaaaaagtttgtACTGTATTAcatattaaaaaaaaaaaagtctTTATAGAGTATAAATTGTAATTTACAAGACAGAGTCAGAATAAAGATCGCTCCACAGCACATTGTATAAGTCATTCATGTCAGTATTATTAACAAACTCATCTAACGTCCCTAAATTATAACCTACTATTAAGTTGGGATCTTGATTCTGGGTGTTACCATCTAAACTTCCATTGAGCAGACCAGAGCCAGCTGGAACCGCTGATCCTGGAGTTCCACCTTGCAGCTGCTctaaattaaatgaagagGGTGAATAAGGAATGGTTCCCGAAAGGTCATTCGTGTATAATGCATTCATTGATGGATAAACTGGACCAGTATTCCCCTCGGTTTTGAGCGCCATAGTATCAATATCACAATCATTTAGTATATTATGAGTAGGCATGTTTGGTCTAGATAAAGAAGTTTGCCTTCCCTGTCTCAACGGGTTATATTGATGTTTTGAGTACTTTGATGACTTGCTCTCTTTAAAAGCAGCATCAATGTCATTTTCTAACATTTTCCTCACAGTTAGATGGAAACCACTCTTTTCGACAGGTTGcaataaatatttgtaaATGACCGAATTAGGGTTGAGGATAATCGCCGGATACATACCCAGTTCAGGTGCCctttcatcaaataatttgataaattccTCATTTGACATACCTGATTCGCCAATATATCTTAACAACATGATACGGCTAATTATTCCGATAAATGATAATCCACGACGGTATTCCTTAATCGCTTTACCCTCTTGGGCTTGATTTAATTCCTCAGTTCTATCCACTATTTCAAGTGTTTTAAAACGCTGAAATAGCTTGACGATTGTAATGAcatcatttaaatttagAAGTGAGGAGAGAGTAAACTTTCTTGCCGTCAATAAAACACAGGCAACACAATAGTATTTTAGAGACCGACACACAGTGTATGTGTCCTCAAGATGCAACAACGACTCACTCATGTTTAACCAGCATGAGTAGATGCCCTGTGTAACCATCTTCTCCACATCTACACTCTTATAGGAAGGGCTATCGCTTAGTCTTGTTATCAGATTATCAACTGAACCATATATGCGACATCTATTGAATTCATAGAACTGAACATATTGACATGCTTGTACTTTTTCAAGCTTTGATACAGGACCTGCTGAAGTAATCTGAATTTTACCGTACGCAATATCAAATAACTTTGACATTTGCAATTTAACTGCCTCATATTTTGGCATTATTGCTTGTACTGATTCACAAACTTCTTGCaataattgttcttttAGAAATGGTGGCTTCGCACTGTTTTCGATCGCAGTATAACGTTCGTtataaagaatttttccAGAGAAATGACTAGCCAATTGCAAAATGGCACATTCACCATATGATTTAAGTTCGCTAACGGTCATGCTATCAAAGGCATTTGATCTTGGTACTTTATCAACAGTTTCAACAAAAGctttattatttaagaaaCCCGCTCTTCTAAAATCATTTGGTAATAAACAtgacatttttctttcgtCAACTGACCGCAACCCCCCAAACTTCGcattcatcatcttctcAAAACAATAAAGTTTCCACCACAAAACTCTTCTTTTCTCTGCCATGGCTTCGTCAAGGCCCAAGTAATATTCCCAACGCGGTAAACCTATTCTCATTGCCTGTTGAATTGCAACACATAGTACCTTTTCAAAACCATAATGTTCTTCAGCCCATTGTTGTTCGTCCAAAAACAACACTAGCAATTCTAAATATGCTACACTAGCATCCGAATCGATTAGCCGATACATTGTTGAGTTATAATAACTGAAGCTCAGAGCCAGGAGAATTTCTTCACTCTCGCAAAAATCGACAAATTTTTGTACAACATTGGGATCTTTACATGTATCAGTTTCCCATTGTTTTTTAATGCATGCCAAATCTCTCATAAACGATTCAAAGGTATGACGAATGGTATCATACATCTTTAAAACCATTCTAAACATCTCAGAATCGTTGTACATGGTATCAAATAGTTGTTTATGACTAACTGACGTTAAATTCTCAATGAATGGTTGTGGTAAACGGTTAATTAACATACTGACCAATGATTTTTCGTTTGCTGTACTGGGACTCCCAATGGAGGAGGTTGAATTCGGCGTAGAAGCcatcaaatttttcttctgaagATAACTTTCTAGTGGATTTGCTATGGACATACATCCCTCATTCATATGTTGGAAACACATGTCAAAAAATCTAAGAGTGATATACAAGGTCTCCTTTGTGTGCTTTGCCATATCTGCACATTGTTCTTTTGATTGCATGTGTGTTCTAAAACAATAACCAATCCCCTGGATGGAAAAGGCTTGGAATGGGGAGTATAAACCAAACATTTCGTCTACTAGAGGTTGTTGAGGTTCCTTTTTTGAGCTTGTCCATATTCCAAAGTTTGTTAGATAAACTTGTTCTGTGTATTTATTTGTCAATAGATGTGATTCTAGTGATTTTGGATCATCCTTAGGAAtagaatttaatttattgaaatctATTACGGGGTTCCAGTTATCCACTAACTCAGTTACTTGGGCTTTCACACTTGATATTGCTCTATCAATATTAGTATTAGAC harbors:
- the PDR1 gene encoding drug-responsive transcription factor PDR1 (ancestral locus Anc_4.113); translation: MALEKILETSPNMPVYPGSQLCETPDLHNTNSKDKRVRKPTNKVSKACDNCRKRKIKCTGKQPCATCEAYQCPCIYSTQKRKTSKRNNTAKMEQPEIPNGPNSVETNSSYTSCSSICLNGAKQDSVSSASSATLVNETGFTRKHLDVKKELRLVEGNNGLYKEDASLQEQLIALQNISNYLKKLPKSNTNIDRAISSVKAQVTELVDNWNPVIDFNKLNSIPKDDPKSLESHLLTNKYTEQVYLTNFGIWTSSKKEPQQPLVDEMFGLYSPFQAFSIQGIGYCFRTHMQSKEQCADMAKHTKETLYITLRFFDMCFQHMNEGCMSIANPLESYLQKKNLMASTPNSTSSIGSPSTANEKSLVSMLINRLPQPFIENLTSVSHKQLFDTMYNDSEMFRMVLKMYDTIRHTFESFMRDLACIKKQWETDTCKDPNVVQKFVDFCESEEILLALSFSYYNSTMYRLIDSDASVAYLELLVLFLDEQQWAEEHYGFEKVLCVAIQQAMRIGLPRWEYYLGLDEAMAEKRRVLWWKLYCFEKMMNAKFGGLRSVDERKMSCLLPNDFRRAGFLNNKAFVETVDKVPRSNAFDSMTVSELKSYGECAILQLASHFSGKILYNERYTAIENSAKPPFLKEQLLQEVCESVQAIMPKYEAVKLQMSKLFDIAYGKIQITSAGPVSKLEKVQACQYVQFYEFNRCRIYGSVDNLITRLSDSPSYKSVDVEKMVTQGIYSCWLNMSESLLHLEDTYTVCRSLKYYCVACVLLTARKFTLSSLLNLNDVITIVKLFQRFKTLEIVDRTEELNQAQEGKAIKEYRRGLSFIGIISRIMLLRYIGESGMSNEEFIKLFDERAPELGMYPAIILNPNSVIYKYLLQPVEKSGFHLTVRKMLENDIDAAFKESKSSKYSKHQYNPLRQGRQTSLSRPNMPTHNILNDCDIDTMALKTEGNTGPVYPSMNALYTNDLSGTIPYSPSSFNLEQLQGGTPGSAVPAGSGLLNGSLDGNTQNQDPNLIVGYNLGTLDEFVNNTDMNDLYNVLWSDLYSDSVL